The following proteins are encoded in a genomic region of Thiomicrospira sp. R3:
- a CDS encoding CTP synthase: MTKFIFVTGGVVSSLGKGIAAASLGALLEARGYRVSMLKMDPYINVDPGTMSPLQHGEVFVTDDGAETDLDLGHYERFVQRPLSKRNSFSTGQVYETVIRRERRGDFLGGTVQVIPHITDEIKSRIKDAADGADVALVEVGGTVGDIESLPFLEAIRQMGVEIGRDNTLFMHLTLLPYIAVAGEVKTKPTQHSVKELRSIGIQPDVLICRSEIPLAESERRKIALFTNVEEKAVINSLDAKSIYQVPRMLHEQGMDDLVVKKLGLTHAKPLDLSDWDQVVEAQLNAQEHVDIAMVGKYVDLTEAYKSLIEALLHAGIHTRTKVKIHYIDSEELERVGIEKLNKMDAILVPGGFGARGVEGKILAIQHAREHQKPYLGICLGMQMAVVEYARNVAGLTGAHSTELNPATPHPVVALITEWTDEKGAVVERSESSDLGGTMRLGGQNCKVKANTKLAEIYASQTIRERHRHRYEMNEGYIARLEQAGLVFSAHSEDGDLVESIEIPNHPWFVACQFHPEFTSTPRNGHPLFSAFVQAALTAKQKG; the protein is encoded by the coding sequence ATGACTAAATTTATATTTGTTACCGGTGGTGTTGTTTCTTCTTTAGGGAAAGGGATTGCCGCTGCATCACTAGGTGCGTTATTGGAAGCCCGCGGCTATCGAGTCAGTATGCTTAAAATGGACCCCTATATTAACGTCGATCCAGGCACCATGAGTCCATTACAACATGGAGAGGTTTTTGTCACTGATGACGGGGCGGAAACCGATTTGGATTTGGGCCATTATGAACGTTTTGTTCAACGTCCACTCAGTAAACGCAATAGTTTCTCAACCGGACAAGTGTACGAAACAGTAATACGTCGTGAGCGTCGTGGCGATTTCCTCGGTGGAACTGTACAGGTTATTCCGCATATTACGGATGAAATTAAATCACGCATTAAAGACGCGGCCGATGGTGCAGATGTCGCTTTGGTTGAAGTGGGTGGTACAGTTGGTGACATTGAATCGCTGCCTTTTCTAGAAGCCATCCGACAAATGGGGGTTGAAATTGGGCGTGATAACACCCTGTTTATGCATCTAACCCTATTGCCTTACATTGCAGTAGCGGGTGAAGTGAAAACCAAACCTACCCAACACTCTGTAAAAGAATTACGCTCTATTGGTATTCAGCCCGATGTCCTTATTTGCCGTTCAGAAATTCCTTTAGCGGAAAGTGAACGACGTAAAATTGCGCTGTTTACTAATGTTGAAGAAAAAGCCGTTATTAACTCGCTAGACGCCAAATCAATTTATCAAGTACCTCGTATGCTACACGAGCAGGGCATGGATGATTTGGTGGTTAAAAAATTAGGCTTAACCCATGCCAAACCACTCGACCTAAGCGATTGGGATCAAGTCGTAGAAGCACAGCTCAATGCCCAAGAGCATGTTGATATTGCGATGGTGGGTAAGTATGTTGATTTAACCGAAGCCTATAAATCGCTTATTGAGGCCTTATTGCACGCTGGAATTCATACGCGTACTAAAGTTAAAATACACTACATTGACTCAGAAGAGCTTGAACGCGTGGGTATTGAAAAACTCAACAAAATGGATGCGATCTTAGTGCCCGGTGGCTTTGGAGCGCGCGGCGTTGAAGGTAAAATCCTAGCTATTCAACACGCACGCGAACACCAAAAACCCTACCTTGGGATTTGTCTGGGCATGCAAATGGCGGTGGTTGAATATGCGCGTAATGTAGCCGGTTTAACCGGTGCCCATAGCACCGAGCTCAATCCTGCAACCCCGCATCCTGTTGTCGCCCTGATTACCGAGTGGACCGATGAAAAAGGCGCGGTGGTTGAGCGTTCTGAAAGCTCAGATCTAGGTGGCACAATGCGCTTAGGTGGGCAAAACTGTAAAGTAAAAGCCAACACCAAACTGGCCGAAATTTACGCTAGTCAAACCATTCGTGAACGTCATCGTCATCGCTATGAAATGAACGAAGGTTACATAGCACGCCTAGAACAAGCAGGCCTGGTCTTTTCAGCCCATTCAGAAGATGGCGATTTGGTGGAATCCATTGAAATCCCGAACCATCCATGGTTTGTCGCCTGTCAGTTCCATCCAGAATTTACATCAACACCCCGTAATGGACATCCTCTGTTTAGTGCGTTCGTTCAAGCGGCATTAACCGCAAAACAAAAAGGTTAA
- the eno gene encoding phosphopyruvate hydratase encodes MSLIKEIKARQIIDSRGNPTVEADVILECGAMGRAASPSGASTGSREAIELRDGDKSKFMGKGVMNAVNNIKNEIAPALKGKEATDQANIDQIMIDLDGTHNKARLGANAILAVSMACAKAAAISKGQALFEYLKNDDYRMPVPMMNIINGGEHADNSVDFQEFMIMPVGAPSFSEALRYGAEVFHTLKKVLHDKGYNTAVGDEGGFAPDLKSNEEAITVILEAIEKAGYVPGKDIMIALDVAASELYKDGNYVLASEGRTLTSAQMVDFYADWCAKYPIISIEDGFDESDWDGFKMQTERLGKTVQLVGDDLFVTNTKILKEGIDKGIANSILIKVNQIGTLTETMNAIQMAKEAGYTAVISHRSGETEDATIADIAVATGAGQIKTGSMSRSDRVAKYNQLIRIEEALNESGTAVYPGKSAFYNLK; translated from the coding sequence ATGTCATTGATTAAAGAAATCAAAGCGCGCCAAATTATTGATTCACGCGGCAACCCCACCGTAGAAGCGGATGTAATTTTAGAATGTGGTGCGATGGGACGCGCAGCCTCGCCATCAGGCGCGTCAACCGGTTCACGTGAAGCGATTGAATTACGCGATGGTGATAAATCAAAGTTTATGGGCAAAGGCGTGATGAACGCGGTAAACAATATCAAAAATGAAATTGCACCTGCGTTAAAAGGAAAAGAAGCCACAGATCAAGCGAATATCGACCAAATCATGATCGATTTGGATGGCACACACAACAAAGCACGTTTAGGTGCCAATGCGATTCTAGCTGTATCTATGGCCTGTGCAAAAGCGGCTGCTATCTCAAAGGGTCAAGCGCTATTTGAATACCTAAAAAACGATGACTACCGTATGCCGGTTCCGATGATGAACATCATCAATGGCGGTGAGCATGCTGACAATAGCGTTGATTTTCAAGAATTCATGATTATGCCTGTCGGTGCGCCAAGTTTTTCTGAAGCACTTCGTTATGGTGCCGAAGTATTCCATACCTTGAAAAAAGTATTACATGACAAAGGCTACAACACCGCAGTCGGTGATGAAGGTGGGTTTGCTCCCGACCTAAAATCAAACGAAGAAGCGATTACCGTTATCCTAGAAGCGATCGAAAAAGCCGGTTATGTTCCAGGCAAAGACATCATGATTGCACTTGACGTGGCCGCATCTGAACTTTACAAAGATGGTAACTACGTATTAGCTTCAGAAGGTCGCACCTTAACCAGTGCGCAAATGGTCGATTTCTACGCCGATTGGTGTGCTAAGTACCCGATTATCTCAATTGAAGATGGCTTTGACGAAAGCGATTGGGATGGCTTTAAAATGCAAACTGAACGTTTAGGCAAAACGGTTCAATTGGTTGGCGATGATCTATTCGTAACCAACACCAAAATCCTAAAAGAAGGCATCGATAAGGGTATTGCAAACTCAATTCTAATCAAGGTAAACCAAATTGGCACCCTGACTGAAACCATGAATGCGATTCAAATGGCTAAAGAAGCCGGTTATACAGCGGTTATCTCGCATCGTTCAGGCGAAACCGAAGATGCCACCATTGCGGATATCGCGGTAGCGACGGGGGCGGGTCAAATCAAAACTGGCTCAATGTCTCGCTCAGACCGTGTTGCAAAATACAACCAGTTGATTCGTATCGAAGAAGCATTGAATGAGTCGGGTACCGCTGTGTACCCTGGTAAATCAGCCTTCTACAACCTTAAATAA
- a CDS encoding septum formation initiator family protein, producing MKILIIILSVLILLTGVRLLSSNGGLGEYLSLKLRLAQAQQQVEAQQAVNDLLKKEVIELQSGTDALETHARKRLGMIGENEVFIQLLDLPPSSVLAPTPDEEIESVQENPLPINPIEP from the coding sequence ATGAAAATTCTGATAATTATTTTATCCGTCCTAATCCTTCTAACCGGTGTTCGCCTGCTGTCATCTAACGGTGGTCTAGGCGAATACCTGTCACTAAAACTGCGCTTGGCCCAAGCCCAACAACAAGTTGAAGCCCAACAAGCGGTTAATGATCTACTCAAAAAAGAAGTTATAGAATTACAATCTGGCACCGATGCACTCGAAACGCATGCGCGTAAACGTTTAGGCATGATAGGAGAAAATGAAGTATTTATTCAACTGCTAGACCTACCCCCATCAAGCGTTCTTGCGCCCACACCTGATGAAGAGATAGAATCAGTGCAAGAAAACCCGCTACCCATTAATCCAATCGAACCTTAG
- the ycaO gene encoding 30S ribosomal protein S12 methylthiotransferase accessory factor YcaO: protein MSEVTFIKGKDQSLENSIAFMQTTLIKQGFDINEVKWLNSVANIYSLHIHDRACPGLFTNGKGASRKATLASALGEFLERLSTNYFFSDYYLEPALKDPSLSGMNDWLYYPNEKSFALSDFKQCLNADLWSIYDPHQELQADQLLSFNDNSERIRAIEMRHAQTDEVIYVPMNLLSNLYASNGLSAGNNQQEAAVQGLSEIFERWVKNKILKENICLPEIPDQVIARFPSIQRSLQDLRDQGLEVSVRDASLGGQFPVMNVTLFDPKQGRCFASFGAHPLFEVALERTLTESLQGRHLGFLDGFQVPSFDQQAIAEDENLENHFIDSSGLINARFIADQADFEFVDWNWDLTTEQQWQWLVELAKEQGFDVYIAHYAQYNFHTCRIIAPGMSEVYPMDELLVKNQNDGRKLRQALGQFAINQQPGLVLALLDEIGFSDHQGVASLIGLMPDAGCVWNNIKIIDLRFWLEVYAKDFDAAYQSLQVCKAYVDPEKPMAVVYEAMQFALDIELDSLDYAAYRSGMKKLFGEQIIDKVQAHLNGEQCAWGLALGPAAFEQSHRHQALWQVYQRAHQAKISQIRVSQIKAE from the coding sequence ATGAGCGAAGTAACGTTTATTAAAGGTAAGGATCAAAGCTTAGAAAACTCTATCGCATTTATGCAAACCACGCTAATTAAACAGGGTTTTGATATCAATGAAGTTAAATGGTTAAACTCTGTTGCCAACATTTACTCACTGCATATTCATGACCGCGCATGTCCGGGTTTGTTTACCAACGGAAAAGGGGCGAGCCGCAAAGCCACGCTGGCTAGTGCTTTAGGTGAGTTTTTAGAAAGGCTTTCAACTAATTATTTTTTCTCGGATTATTACCTTGAACCCGCATTAAAAGACCCTAGCCTTTCGGGCATGAACGACTGGTTGTATTATCCCAATGAAAAATCGTTTGCACTCAGCGACTTTAAGCAATGTTTAAATGCCGATTTGTGGTCCATTTACGATCCGCACCAAGAGTTGCAAGCCGACCAGTTATTAAGCTTTAACGATAATAGCGAACGCATTAGAGCCATTGAAATGCGTCATGCACAAACCGATGAAGTGATTTATGTGCCGATGAACTTGTTGAGTAACCTCTATGCCAGCAATGGTCTATCGGCCGGTAACAATCAGCAAGAAGCCGCCGTGCAAGGCTTATCTGAAATTTTTGAACGTTGGGTTAAGAATAAGATTTTAAAAGAAAACATTTGTTTACCTGAAATACCCGATCAGGTCATTGCACGTTTTCCATCGATTCAGCGTTCATTGCAAGACCTTCGTGACCAAGGGCTTGAGGTATCCGTAAGGGATGCATCACTCGGCGGCCAGTTTCCGGTAATGAATGTCACCTTGTTTGATCCAAAACAAGGGCGTTGTTTTGCCTCTTTTGGTGCTCATCCGCTGTTTGAAGTGGCCTTAGAGCGAACGCTCACCGAATCGTTACAAGGTCGTCATCTCGGCTTTTTAGACGGCTTTCAAGTGCCAAGTTTTGATCAGCAAGCCATTGCCGAAGATGAAAACCTTGAAAACCATTTTATTGACTCTAGTGGCTTAATTAATGCACGCTTTATCGCCGACCAGGCTGATTTTGAATTTGTTGACTGGAATTGGGATTTAACCACCGAACAACAATGGCAATGGCTGGTTGAGTTGGCGAAAGAGCAGGGCTTTGATGTCTATATTGCACATTACGCCCAGTACAATTTCCATACCTGTCGAATCATTGCCCCCGGAATGTCTGAGGTTTATCCTATGGACGAGTTACTGGTTAAAAATCAAAATGATGGCCGAAAATTGCGCCAAGCATTAGGTCAGTTTGCAATCAATCAACAACCAGGCCTGGTTTTAGCTTTGCTAGACGAAATTGGCTTCAGTGATCATCAAGGCGTTGCATCATTAATTGGTTTAATGCCTGATGCAGGGTGTGTATGGAATAACATTAAAATAATTGATTTACGTTTTTGGTTAGAGGTCTATGCCAAAGATTTTGACGCTGCCTACCAAAGTTTGCAAGTGTGCAAGGCTTATGTTGACCCAGAAAAACCGATGGCCGTTGTGTACGAAGCCATGCAGTTTGCATTAGATATCGAGTTAGATAGCTTGGATTACGCGGCTTATCGTAGCGGAATGAAAAAGTTATTTGGTGAACAAATTATTGATAAGGTTCAAGCGCATTTGAATGGAGAACAATGTGCCTGGGGATTAGCCCTGGGGCCAGCGGCGTTTGAGCAAAGCCACCGACACCAAGCTTTGTGGCAGGTCTATCAGCGCGCCCATCAAGCCAAAATCAGTCAAATCAGGGTGAGTCAAATCAAAGCAGAGTAA
- a CDS encoding DUF481 domain-containing protein, translating to MTLKKNLVAIATVSAFGFAAPGVLADDAGWSGSGEAGFNKTTGNTDSQTINARLKMGYGFTQSDYTAIFEVENKKESGNTISDRYMLEQQYDYFFSSARDFYGFGNLRNERNKPTNLKLDNTLSVGLGRVLYKTNASQLKGEVGIGYQDVSVFVGDDFDQVTGRLKFDFAHKFNETYSFGQDALYVTGREQDKIETNTRLRAALNSKLSASLGYKYRYNSEPGAGVKKTDGETNLSLIYNF from the coding sequence ATGACCTTGAAAAAAAATTTAGTAGCTATTGCAACCGTTTCGGCTTTTGGTTTTGCCGCGCCAGGTGTCTTGGCTGATGATGCAGGATGGAGCGGTTCAGGTGAAGCTGGGTTTAATAAAACCACCGGAAACACCGATAGCCAGACCATTAATGCGCGTTTGAAAATGGGTTATGGCTTTACGCAAAGCGACTATACTGCCATTTTTGAAGTCGAAAATAAAAAAGAGTCTGGCAACACCATTTCTGATCGGTATATGTTGGAACAGCAGTACGATTACTTTTTTTCATCAGCACGTGATTTTTATGGTTTTGGTAACCTGAGAAACGAGCGCAACAAACCAACAAATTTAAAACTTGATAACACGCTATCTGTAGGTTTGGGTCGGGTACTTTATAAAACCAATGCCAGTCAACTTAAAGGTGAAGTCGGTATCGGTTACCAAGATGTTAGTGTTTTTGTAGGTGATGATTTTGATCAAGTTACTGGCCGATTAAAATTTGATTTTGCACATAAATTTAATGAAACCTACAGCTTTGGGCAAGATGCTTTGTATGTAACAGGTCGTGAGCAAGATAAAATTGAAACCAATACTCGCTTACGTGCTGCATTAAATAGCAAACTGTCTGCGAGTTTGGGTTATAAGTATCGTTATAACTCCGAACCCGGTGCTGGGGTTAAAAAGACCGATGGTGAAACCAATCTATCGTTAATTTATAACTTTTAA
- a CDS encoding CpsB/CapC family capsule biosynthesis tyrosine phosphatase encodes MRLGCLFQITAGSVLGDFGQAPQDFALRLLKEDKVQFMASDAHNNLYRPPKLADAFSFLSKSSVYDLLKMKLRHNSRVLTESLFKFNPFPFTDHCDL; translated from the coding sequence ATACGTTTAGGCTGTCTTTTTCAAATAACAGCGGGTTCTGTTTTGGGTGATTTTGGTCAGGCCCCTCAAGATTTTGCATTACGTTTGCTTAAAGAAGATAAGGTGCAGTTTATGGCAAGTGATGCGCATAATAATCTTTATCGTCCTCCAAAATTGGCCGATGCGTTTAGTTTCTTGTCGAAATCCAGTGTATATGACCTACTAAAAATGAAGCTTAGGCATAATAGCCGTGTGTTAACCGAATCCTTGTTCAAATTTAATCCTTTCCCTTTTACTGACCATTGTGATTTATGA
- the tilS gene encoding tRNA lysidine(34) synthetase TilS — protein sequence MSKACQVISAIQDFYQSSHQQDLWVGFSGGLDSTVLLDALVRLKPNDVNLNAIHIHHGLQADADRWLVHCKQQAEDLQVNFIAKQVVIKLNQNLEAAARQARYQAFNELVGEQGVLLTAHHQRDQAETFILNLMRGAGLAGLAAMPTKRLLNSKSKQAWLYRPLLNIGYSHLVDYAHQHGLSWVEDPMNQQLDFRRNYVRHQLLPLFDSTWSQAQQKISQAASHCFESNQLLEQLAQLDLKSIDHSASYLDWQALQNLDWARQKNSLRYWFHNHHSVRLTQTDLDWFKSECFSASSNANPQRIIAGKELRRFKRFVFYPVEKIEEINICWSGGIDLSRVGSTFQASLGEGIAHDWFNANNKVEIRTLKSVDVPNRTSLKKWFQQQEIPPWQRPYWPVVTINNQLAAIRDYRVFEPFNVKSNEIGAIFVALN from the coding sequence ATGTCCAAAGCCTGCCAGGTTATCAGCGCCATTCAAGATTTTTACCAATCGAGTCACCAACAAGATTTATGGGTAGGATTTAGTGGTGGCCTTGACTCCACGGTATTATTAGACGCTTTAGTGCGGCTAAAGCCTAACGATGTCAATCTTAATGCGATTCATATTCATCACGGCCTGCAAGCGGATGCAGACCGATGGCTAGTTCACTGTAAACAACAGGCCGAAGACCTTCAGGTTAACTTTATCGCCAAACAAGTGGTCATCAAGTTAAATCAAAACCTAGAGGCTGCCGCGCGCCAAGCACGTTATCAAGCATTTAACGAGTTAGTCGGTGAGCAAGGCGTTTTATTGACGGCGCACCACCAACGTGATCAAGCAGAAACCTTTATACTAAACCTGATGAGAGGGGCCGGGTTAGCGGGATTAGCCGCAATGCCCACCAAAAGACTATTGAATTCAAAGTCCAAGCAGGCCTGGTTATATCGCCCTTTGCTGAATATTGGTTATTCTCATTTGGTGGATTATGCCCATCAACACGGATTAAGCTGGGTAGAAGACCCAATGAATCAACAACTGGACTTTAGGCGAAATTATGTTCGCCATCAACTCTTGCCCTTATTCGACTCAACCTGGTCACAAGCCCAACAAAAAATCTCGCAAGCCGCTTCGCATTGCTTTGAATCAAATCAATTGCTTGAACAATTAGCTCAACTAGATTTAAAGTCAATTGATCATAGCGCTAGCTATCTTGACTGGCAAGCGCTGCAAAACCTGGATTGGGCTAGACAAAAAAATAGCCTACGTTATTGGTTTCACAACCACCATTCAGTGCGTTTAACTCAAACAGATTTAGACTGGTTTAAAAGCGAATGCTTTAGTGCCTCGTCCAATGCCAATCCACAGCGAATAATCGCAGGAAAAGAACTAAGACGTTTTAAGAGGTTTGTATTTTACCCTGTTGAAAAGATAGAAGAAATTAACATTTGTTGGTCAGGGGGCATCGATCTTTCAAGGGTGGGTTCGACTTTTCAGGCAAGCCTGGGGGAAGGCATTGCACACGACTGGTTTAATGCAAATAATAAGGTCGAAATTCGAACGCTTAAATCAGTCGATGTACCTAATCGCACATCGCTTAAAAAATGGTTCCAACAACAAGAGATACCGCCTTGGCAAAGACCTTATTGGCCAGTGGTGACGATCAACAATCAACTTGCTGCTATTCGTGATTATCGTGTTTTTGAACCGTTTAACGTTAAGTCAAATGAAATAGGGGCAATCTTTGTGGCTTTAAATTGA
- a CDS encoding YchJ family metal-binding protein produces MSNLKTKPCPCGSGMSYKICCRPLHLKKTKAKTAEALMRSRFCAYYLAKQKPELSRYILTTWCAETRPGDMDLSHQPSWTKLKIHRTEQGQMQDKNGLVEFSAYYIEDQDDVEFREVSEFLRTEKGDWCYLKGEIKRL; encoded by the coding sequence ATGTCGAATTTAAAAACTAAGCCTTGTCCTTGTGGCAGCGGTATGAGCTACAAAATCTGTTGCCGCCCTTTGCATTTAAAAAAGACTAAAGCAAAAACAGCCGAAGCCCTGATGCGTTCACGTTTTTGCGCTTATTATTTAGCTAAACAAAAACCAGAACTTTCACGCTATATTCTAACCACCTGGTGCGCTGAAACCAGGCCTGGTGATATGGATTTAAGCCATCAGCCTAGTTGGACAAAACTTAAAATACATCGAACTGAGCAAGGCCAAATGCAGGATAAAAACGGTTTAGTGGAGTTTAGTGCTTATTACATTGAAGACCAAGATGACGTTGAGTTTCGTGAAGTCAGTGAGTTTTTGCGCACAGAAAAGGGCGACTGGTGCTACTTAAAAGGTGAGATAAAAAGGTTATAA
- the kdsA gene encoding 3-deoxy-8-phosphooctulonate synthase, protein MQLCGFNVGIDQPFFLIAGPCVIESEQLAIDTAGRLKELTAELGIPFIFKSSYDKANRSSTASFRGLGIEEGLRILQKVKDEIGVPVLTDVHEDTPLGEVASVVDVMQTPAFLVRQTNFIQNVCRQGLPVNIKKGQFQAPWDMDQVVAKAREVGNHQIMVCDRGTSFGYNTLISDMRGLASMRQTGCPVVFDATHSVQQPGGQGSTSGGQREFVPVLARAAVAAGISGLFMETHPDPLNAKSDGPNMWPLGNLKPILEVLKALDQVVKQQGFIETELM, encoded by the coding sequence ATGCAACTTTGTGGTTTTAATGTTGGTATTGACCAACCGTTTTTTTTAATAGCCGGGCCTTGTGTTATTGAGTCCGAGCAATTGGCGATTGACACAGCAGGTCGACTAAAAGAATTGACTGCAGAGTTAGGCATCCCGTTTATTTTTAAGTCGTCCTATGATAAAGCGAATCGCTCATCAACCGCGAGTTTTCGTGGTTTAGGCATTGAAGAAGGCCTCAGAATTCTACAAAAAGTGAAGGACGAAATTGGTGTACCGGTACTCACTGATGTGCATGAAGACACCCCACTGGGTGAAGTCGCTTCTGTTGTCGATGTGATGCAAACGCCGGCATTTTTAGTACGTCAAACCAACTTTATTCAAAATGTATGTCGCCAAGGGTTACCGGTTAATATAAAGAAGGGACAGTTTCAAGCGCCTTGGGACATGGACCAGGTTGTAGCCAAAGCGCGCGAAGTAGGTAATCATCAAATTATGGTCTGTGATCGCGGAACGTCGTTTGGTTACAATACCCTAATTTCAGATATGCGTGGCCTAGCTTCAATGCGACAAACTGGCTGCCCAGTGGTGTTTGATGCGACCCATTCGGTTCAACAACCCGGCGGCCAAGGTAGCACCTCCGGTGGTCAACGCGAGTTTGTGCCTGTACTTGCACGAGCGGCCGTCGCAGCCGGAATTTCCGGTTTGTTTATGGAAACCCACCCTGATCCTTTAAACGCAAAAAGTGATGGACCGAATATGTGGCCGCTGGGTAACCTAAAGCCAATATTGGAAGTACTCAAAGCACTTGATCAGGTGGTTAAACAACAAGGATTCATTGAAACAGAGTTGATGTAA
- a CDS encoding acetyl-CoA carboxylase carboxyltransferase subunit alpha: MKLDFLDFEQPIAELEAKIDELRHLEGSQDFDLLQEISSLEQKSQALTESIFKNLSDWQISQLARHPQRPYMLDYIKAIFTDFTELHGDRALADDAAIVGGLARIDGQAVMVIGQQKGRDTKEKIRRNFGMPRPEGYRKALRLMKMAERFNLPILTFIDTPGAYPGIDAEERGQSEAIARNLIEMAELKTPIICTVIGEGGSGGALAIGVGDVTLMLQYSTYSVISPEGCASILWKSAANAADAAAALGVTAPRLKSLGLIDEIITEPLGGAHRAHQQTAESLKAVLIEQLNHFKTFDLDQLVSRRYDRYMAYGNFELV; the protein is encoded by the coding sequence ATGAAACTTGATTTTTTAGATTTTGAACAACCAATCGCTGAACTTGAAGCAAAAATTGATGAATTAAGACACTTGGAAGGCAGTCAAGATTTTGATTTACTTCAAGAAATAAGTTCGTTAGAACAAAAAAGTCAGGCCCTAACCGAGTCTATTTTTAAAAACCTATCTGACTGGCAAATTTCACAACTTGCACGCCATCCTCAACGACCCTACATGCTTGATTACATAAAAGCCATCTTTACTGACTTTACAGAACTGCATGGTGATCGTGCGCTGGCTGATGATGCGGCGATTGTGGGTGGGCTAGCACGCATAGACGGTCAAGCTGTAATGGTTATTGGGCAGCAAAAAGGCCGTGATACCAAAGAAAAAATACGACGAAACTTTGGTATGCCTCGCCCAGAAGGCTATCGCAAAGCACTCAGGCTAATGAAAATGGCCGAGCGCTTTAATTTACCTATTTTGACCTTTATCGACACGCCTGGTGCCTATCCTGGCATTGATGCTGAAGAACGGGGTCAAAGTGAAGCCATTGCACGTAATCTCATTGAAATGGCTGAACTTAAAACCCCCATTATTTGTACCGTGATTGGCGAGGGCGGTTCAGGGGGTGCATTAGCAATAGGTGTCGGCGATGTAACCTTAATGCTGCAATACAGCACCTATTCGGTTATCTCCCCGGAAGGCTGTGCGTCTATTTTATGGAAAAGTGCTGCCAACGCTGCTGATGCGGCGGCGGCGTTAGGTGTGACAGCCCCACGCCTTAAATCATTAGGGCTAATCGACGAAATCATTACAGAGCCTCTAGGTGGCGCGCATCGTGCTCATCAACAAACGGCTGAAAGTTTAAAAGCCGTGTTGATCGAACAACTTAACCACTTTAAAACCTTTGACCTTGATCAACTCGTTTCACGCCGCTATGATCGTTATATGGCTTATGGAAATTTTGAACTCGTTTAG